The segment TACTGACGTGATCTCAGCTGCAAGTCTACTTTACCAACattacatttgaatttttgatagaaggtttatttagaaattagaattgtttagaattttctcaaattgtcaataaaaattagataaaaagatattattattattttccatttgatgatttacgtatttatttatgtacactagattaatgattattttttaaaaatttattattaaaaattttttttaacagaaaaaaatttggaataaaaaaaaaaaagtgtgtaTACAAGGGATGCAAGGGTTCccaatcaaaacaaaaacacCAGTTAATTGGTGAATGTGGGTGAATGTGTTTTTACACAAAGAGAATCGTGTAAACAcgtgtgtaaaaaaattaataaccaaattaaaaaaaattagttttttgttgtagttattaataaaaggaaattaaataaaatgtcaaaaataataacattagaTAAtcgtgaaaaatataataaaatattttctgatACTGTTAATATTTGTCTTGAAACATTAAGTAAAGATCATTGTTATCATGTCAGTAGATTGGGTTGTGGTGAATTAATTTCACCTTTAGTTGCTCGATTGAGTATCAAATTATCAggatatttaaaagaaattattaacgAGATTGAAATGGAATCATGTGATCAAccagttattaaaattgatgaagatgGAAGCGTTGAATTTAATGATGTCAATGATTTACGTAGACAGCTTAATCCTTTGTTAAAtgtaacaatgaaaaaagGTCAAGCTCAGCAAAATATTGAAGCATCAACAAAtggtaataataaacaatgaaaaacatCAGTAAGTCAagatattaattacaaatttaattattttttttaatctagtGCACAAAGATCCAAATAATTATGTTGACAACAACAAAGCTGGAGGACAATCTagatcatcaacaaataaaattaattcagtagaggcaataaaaaacaaagactCGGTTTCAATagaactaataaaaaaaaagacttgtCCAAAAGCAATACCATTAAAAAACATCTGTCAAAGTTCAAATACAATTAATGTTGATAAaggtaatgttttttttgtttatcaattattattttttttaataaaagtaattagtttttatatttttttaatgtttattacaGCTGATGATAATAAAGTCTTGAAAAGAGTTAGTGTAATCTCTTCAAGTAATGGTGTTAAACATACGCCATTGCATCAACAAAGCTCTTTAAAATGCACCAGTGGACAGTCTGAAATGACtcaaattattaacatgtgtagttctgatgatgatgatgatgaaataactaagaaaagaaataatagcATGACAAAAAATCATGGACAATCAGGCAGTGAGTAAAATTTTGATTCAActcatcatttaaatttagttttatgaatttacaaaatttaaagaaaaacatCTTTATTGTTGtaccaaaattaattttaaaaaaatatttaatttttcagataaatttaaaaaatttagacccaatgacaatgatgataGCACAGTgaaaattgatgattcaataaaaaacaaactcaaAAAAGCTGCAATATATAATTCAAGCTtaacatacaaaaaattattaaaagctaaaaaaaaattaaaaataaacggTAATAAAAcatctaaatatttaatacaggaaaaaaataatattgataagataaataattggGTTTATGCAAGAtgtgttgaatataaaaataaaaatttaagaataacTGATGATCGATTGaatcaattatcattaaaagcTGCAGATAAATTTTGGCCAGTTGATGATCGCTTTCGTTTACCAATTTGGAGAAAACAATTTtgcgaaaaatataatataactgGTAAACCATCAGATCGCGTAATAAGctatttttgtaaatgattttattaatttttttgttctagagaaaaaaattattattttgaataaaaaattgcttttttttaatagtattcatcattgacaattaattaattacttaagtgataaaatatattgacaatATTCTGTTGCCatgttttgtaataaaaactgaattaatagttaatttatttttgtatcaaaaaatatcattcaaaaaatttttaataaatatatagataaaatataaaaaaaaaaaaaaacatgcttGACAATGAGTTAACCGTTGAAAGGTGAAGGCAGGTGAAGGTGCATTTTTACTGACGTGATCTCAGCTGCAAGTGCACACATCTCAACAGTCAACACCTGTTGTTATTTGTAACTTGTTAGTGTTCTATTGAGTTTGTGTTCTTCCATGTGTCTCTACAACGTTGTCTAACACAGTCtaggaaataaatttttatatattatttaaacaattagtaTTAATTACTGTTTATATTGTttgacaaaacaaaataaaaaaatgaacgcaattgtaaaaaatgcaTTGCGTGTTGGCACAGCAAATAAGTCAACAAAATATCTGGGATCCATGTGGAACGTGGGTAACTATCGTAAAGACAGTTCTAAATATTCAActacatcaaataaattaaataatgcttGTAAATATGAATCTGGAAAATCACAAGTTACTCAAggtaacaattaatattattttaattaattttttaattcatgaaCTTGATCTTTTTCTTGGCTCTGTTTGGCTCTAAAAATATACCATTCGTAgttagatatttaaaaaaaatatcatcaagtaggtattgtatattttatatttaaaaacaattttttaatttttattatttattatttttataaagttaaaaaagaaTTGTCTAAGCATTGGAATGTCTTAAATGCTGCTGTTAACAAAATACTTTCAACAAATACAGCTGATGCAACACTGACTGAAAGTTTACAAAATGAAACCCTAAAAGTTGGTGACTTTGatgtatcaataattaatcgtggtaaatttacattaaaaacaCAGAAAAACAACGAAACGTGAGTCAAAttccaattaattattttcaactgtCTTtcagataattaaaattatttaattatcttatttattatgttttatttagtaaaaaaattctctatatttatatatttattgaactgtttataaaaaaatatacattattatttattaatattattattttatagttttattttgcCTCCAGCAGTTGTCATTAAGCATGAAGatgaaatgattaaaaatttacagaatGAAACTGCTGctggaaaaaaagaaacattaaCATCAAAAGTTGGCAAATTTAATGTATCACTTGATAATGGCAaactaatattaaaaatagaagaGAATGATGAAACGTAAGtcgaatattaattaatttttttattggtaaaaatatttaattaatgtatttgttatgaatttttaattaagtaaaaaaaaattgtcttatTATTcatagttattaataaataataataatttctttttttcattttacagtTTTACTTTTAATCACAAACTTGAAATTAAAGTTTACAAAAAGTTGACTGACAATAAGtgttttaagaataaaaaaattgctactGAAGATGAAGCCATAGAAAAAAGCTTAAAACTTCCAGTAAACAGTAATTATGCTGCATCAGTTGATCAAactaaattaacattaaaaacacAAGAATATAATACCATGTAAGttgaatattcattattattttatttttattaatattgaactaattgtttttgtttattaaaattatttaactataagtgttaattattcatttatattattattattattattatcatgttacAGTATGCTCGAATGGCTCCAAGAACCTGACTGTAATCTTGTATATTCCAAACAATTGGCTAAAAATGGAATTGGTGGCAATGAAGAAACAAATCGATTTCTTCAAATAATGGGTCATCATCATGTGTTAGTTGAAGGAGGTCGAGTAActgtaaaacataaaaaaagtgatgaaatgtaagttaaatattaatcaataatttgaatcaattttttgtttattaaaattacttaatcaaatgaaaaatattgaaaatatacattgattattatattatttttattttacagtttcGTTTTCGATCACACAGTTGACTTCAAGTCTTGCGAAGATCTAGCTAAAAatctaacaaataaaattgctaCTGAAGAagaattcgaaaaaataacatcaacaattgGTGAATTTGAAGTAGTACTTGAGAGCGGTGAGATAACATTAAAAACACAAGACACGGATGAAACGTAAGttgataattcatcaataaatttgaatatttttcttttattattatttaaatatttgaaataatacatgatttttaataatattattttgattttacagTATTGTTTTGAAATGTGCAGTCCACCTGATAGTTGACGTAAATGGTATAGaaccaattattaatattactcgGTATTTAAAAACTGCCTTTATTAATCATccacattaataataaacaataatataaattattgttttaaatattatttgattaatataaacatttttaccaataaataattgataaatttatgtacatatttgtaaaaataacaaaaagtataTGCAGatgtttagaaaaattaataatttattttaaaactacatatatattataagtattgaataataaaggtttaataataaaaataaaatcaatgagtGAAATTTGGAGAGgacaattttacaaaaaatataatataactgGTAAACCATCAGATCGCACAATGAGATATTttcgtaaataaatttattaaattttttgttctaaataaaaaaattattatttaaaattaaaaattgctttgtttttaataatatttatcattgtgaatttattaattaatttttcttaatgttaataaataaattaaaaatgttttttaataaatatatagataaaatattaaaaaaaaagatgcttGAACAATGAGTTAACCGTTTGGAAGGTGAAGGTGCATTTTTACTGACGTGATCTCAGCTGCAAGTCACTTTATCACACCTACAAGGTAATCTGTTGTTACTTGTTAatgttcttttaatttttgtgttcTCCCATGTGTTTCTACAACGTTGTCTAGCACAgtctagaaaataaaattttatatattatttaaacaattagtGTTAATTACTGTTTATATTGTttgacaaaacaaaataaaaaaatgaacgcAATTGTTAAAAATGCATTGCGTGTTAGCACAGCAAATAAGTCAACAAAATATCTGGGATTCATGTGGAACGTGGGTAATTATCGTAATGACAGTTCTAAATATTCAActacatcaaataaattaaataatgcttGTAATTATGAATCTGGAAAATCACAAGTTACTCAAggtaacaattaatattattttaattaatttttttattcatgaaatttatctttttcttggCTTTGTTTGGCTCAAAACATATACCACGTGTGTTTTCCTTGACgtcaagtattatttattagatagCCCACTTTTTGCTTTGTCATTTTATTGTggataaatttagaaaatattgctttcaattgataattttttaagctctttcatttttaatattcgtaattattatttttaaaaaaatatcatcaagtaGGTATTGTacctatattttatatttgaaataatattttttcaattgttattatttgttatttttataaagctgAAAAAGGGTTGTCTAAGTATTGGAAAGTCTTAAATGCTGCTGTTAACAAaacattttcaacaaatacaGCTGATGGAACATATTTAGTTGAAAGTTTACAAAATGAAATTCCTTCTAATGATGAAAAAGGATTAGCCCTAAAAGTTGGTAACTTTGATGTATCAGTTAATCGtggtaaatttacattaaaaaccCAGGAAAACGATGAAATGTAAGTCGAAttccaattaattattttcaactatCTTTTGaataactaaaattatttaattatctaatttattatgttttatttagtaaaaaaattctctATTTATTGaactgtttataaaaaaaatatacattattaattaacagttattatttattaatattattattttacagttttaTTTTGCCTCTAGCAGTTGCCATTAAACATGAAGatgaattgattaaaaatttacagaatGAATCTGGTGCTGGAGAAAAAGAAACATTGACATCAAAAGTTGGCAAATTTAATGTATCACTTGATAGTggcaaattaatattaaaaatagaagaGAATGATGAAACGTAAGTcgaatattaatcaatttttttgttggtgaaaatatttaactagTGTATttgttatgaatttttaattgagtaAAATTGTCTTATGGTTAGTTTCGATTAATTATTCAtagttattaatgaaaatattttttttttctcattttacagttttattttcaatcacaAAATTGGCATTAAAGTTTACAAAAAATCGACTGACAATTTACAGAATAAAATTGCTACTGAAGATGAAGCCATAGAAAAAAGCTTAAAACTTCCAGTAAACAGTAATTATGTTGCATCAGTTGATCAAactaaattaacattaaaaacacAAGGTTCTGATAAAACGTGAGTTAATATCAATGATTAATATtgaatcaattgttttttttcaaacaaaattatttaaatatgagtattaattatttatttatattattatcttacAGTTTACTTTATAAACCTCATTGTAACTACATATCGTCCGAACAATGGGCTGAAAATGGAGTTGGTgccaaagaaaaaacaaatgaaccCCTTCAAATAATTGGTCATCATCATGTGTTAGTTGAAGGAGGTCAAGTAACtgtaaaaactaaaaaaagtgATGAAGtgtaagtttaataataatcgataatttttaattgacctTATGAGTGTTttcactatttatttatatattttataaactgttgatgaaaaatatacatcattgattattttatttttattttacagtttcGTTTTCGATCACACAGTTGATATTGAGTCTTGCAAAGAATTggctaaaaatttaacaaataaaattgctgctgaaaaaaaagatgaaaaaatatcatcaaaaattggtaaatttgAAGCAGTACTTGAGAGCGGTGAGACATCATTAAAAAcccaagatgatgatgaaacgtaagttgatgatgaatcaataatttttagtatttttcgtttatcattatttaaattattaaaatatctttattattaatactctattaaatgaaaaatattgaattctatttattttaagtttcaatttattatttatatctctttataaaaaataataatattattttaattttacagtaTTGTTTTGAAATATGCAGTCCACCTGATAGTTGACATAGATGGTACAGAACCAATCATAAATATTACTCGGTACTTAAGAGCTGCCATTATTAATTATCcggatgaataataaaaattttataatttaataaaatatctataataaattataaaatatttataataaattaatatataattataatgaaaaaaataagtgtattaaatattattcgattaatgaaaattcttacctataaacaattaataaattaataaaaataaaaataaaactaataattttaaaacgtttttttattgattaaaaaaaaatattgtgtacaataatattatgaataattttattttttatcaacaagagATTTAGACATATATGGACCATCCAATTCATAGCCAATTTTACGATAATAGTTACGAGTTCCAACACCtgcataaaaagaaaataataaataaccaaaattaataaattattttcatttaaatcaagttgtacaaaaaaatatttataaaaaaacaatttacctGATATAACAGCCATTTTAATTGAGCCATGTTCTTCTCTAGCAATACGTTCAGCTTCCTCCATGAGTAACATGCCAAAACCTTGATGTTGAAATTTAGTTGGATCACGTGCATTAACTGGTACAACACTACCATAAACATGAAGTTCACGTACAATTGAACATTTATCTTTAAGTTCACTTTTAAATGTATCAACCGAACATTTTCTTAATCTCAATAATCCAACAAGTATATCTTGTGTTGGATCttcatatgataaaaatgtttCCCATCCATTATTAGCATAATAATCACGTCTTATTAATTCAACTTCATATGGCTGTACtttattatgtatttgttGTATTCCAACTTCTCTTGTACGTACATCACGACAATCAGTACCAAAATCTTTCATTCTTGCTAATGCAAGTTCACGTAAATTACCATGTTCAACACCAGATGTTACAAGTGGCATTGGTATATCACGTTGTACTCTGTAAACTCTTGTCCATGGtggtattaatgataatattttagcaACTAAATCAATCAATGTACTTGGTGGATAACTTTTATAACGTCCAGTTTTCCATAATTCATAAAGACCAGTACCACGTATAACAAGTgttggatatatttttaatccatCAATACGAAATGATggattatcaaataattcaataaattgttCAATGTCTCTTTCAATATCAACATTTGGCAAATCAGGCATCATATGTGCAATAACTTTAAAACCAGCatcttttgaaaaacaaaaactttgaCATACAGCTTTAACAGTATGTCCACGATTAGTATCACGTGCAACATCTTCATATACTGATTGTAAACCAATTTCTAATCTCGTACAACCATAACGTAACATATcagataaatgtttttttaaacaataatctGGACGTGTTTCAATTGTAATACCAATACATTTTGTTTTACTACGTTCAGAAAATTTAACAGcttcatcaacattattacTAATATGACCAGACAATGCATCATGTAAATTACGTATAAAATAATCACGATAATCATCTGGCAAGGACATAAATGTACCACCcattacaataaattcaactttATCAACACTATGTCCTAATTGTTTAAGTTGATCAACACGATGACGTGTTTGTAATAATGGATCATAACGTGCACGTATTGCACGCATTGATGTTGGCTCAAAGCCAGTATATGATTGTGTTGAATATTCAAAATCTGAATCAGGACCACCTGGacaatatacacatatattacCAGTCATATTAATATGTGGACAACGATGTGGTTTACACataacagcaacaacagcaattCCACTTGCTGTTCTTATTGGTTTTGCTTTTAATTTtggtaataattttactttagCATCTGATGGAACAGCagcaataatatcaacaagaCGTGGTGATGAATCTAAAccatattttgatgatatacgagtttttaatttatttaaatcaacatcaCGATTTTGTTTATCAGCAATTAATAATTCTTGTATTATTTCACCAATTGTCATGAGCATTCGTTCCTCTTTACTCTCGACAAATactaattgttgttgttgttgaaaaaaaaaaaacatagttagtattattatcatacaTTGTTAAACATTAagcttatatattttatttaaaaacaatatgcTAAACTTACCTCGTTTTTTTTGAACCATTTTAAGtccaatatttaaattatttataattatttcagtGTATTTATTGtaagattaataattaatattaacaaattaatttattacaaattcaaCGTGGATAATCAGTAGACAGATAAAACAATTAAcctcaaaatttttatgtttacaaaaataataaaaaacatgaaagCTAGAGGCCACTAGTCTTAAAATCTTTAGTCCACCATATTGACAAGACAAGTGACAACAAAGTAGCCTGATCAACGTATGTAAACACAcataagtttatttataaatctaaaataatgttgacgtttaaattatattgtgcatcataattaaaaaacaaagtaacAATGCCTAGTTTAatattaactttattatttataaatttgtacaaCTCAATGATTACTTTGACAAGTGGAACAAGTGATTCTCTTCAATGTTATTCAGATTTTTGtcacaataataacaacaacaacattgaTAAcgttatcaatataaataacaatgaaaaatgttatttaacaTCAATACAAAGAGGTCAAGAttgtattgatataaaatttcataaatatggACATGCTCCACCACCTGGAGTAGCCctgattgatttaaaattatcagcaTATATTGTCAATCTtcctcataaaaaaataacagcttTTAATCTTActattaatgatattaaatttaaaagattatTAACGAGATATCAAAGCCTTGGTGACACAGCATCATCACACTGTCGTGATAGTATATTTCATGGCTTTGATAAATACAatagagacaaaaaaaatttatttatttcttgtcCATTTGCTAATTCATCATTTGAAGATACAGACTACAAACTTGAATATCTTGTTActtttaatcattataaatacaGCAGGAAACTTGTTTTTAATGTACCAAATCATTCATCAATTGGTAAGTCAATTAAATactaataacaacaacaagaataataattaattaattttttatttaagatgAACACATCAGTAGTGTATTTGAGTACAAACCATTTGTCTATATTGATGTTTCTGATGTATCAACATTGTCATTATTCATACAACCAAtgccaaataaatataatattacaagCTACAAAATATGGATGATAAAATACAACACCAATACAATAATTGACgttgttgatgttattttgaaatacaataatgataatggtgATAATCATTTACAGTATAATTTTACTGTGAGTGAAggtatttatcaatttaaagtTGCTTCAATGCATCCACAATGTGGTGAATATGGATGTGTCAATAATACACTGCCTGCAATTAGTACGagtaagttaattaattaaaaaatcattataacagtattaatttgaaattataattggATATTTcctcatttctttttttttagaatatcaaactaaaaaattattcataatgaTTATAAGTTTTGTGTGGATACcaccagttttattatatgcaatttattatttatacagtttttataaacaaagaggtaattattttatgactaaatataaagattgctattttactaaaatttaatttttaatattttagaaataatgaagaaatttaatcaaaattgtCTCTTGATTTACTCACCAACTCATTCAGCACATGTTAATGTTATGATAAGTtttgcaaaatatttaaaaagttgtgGAATCAATGCTATGATTGATGTACTTGATATACCAAAAACATCTACTCGAGTAAATATTACAAAgcattatgtattattaataattttgtttcttttattttaatataataattattataattttaggaTCCAGCTATATGGTGTAATGATGCATTTGATAaagcaaatattattttaattgcaacatcaccaccaccatcatctaGTTGTGATAATACCAATTCTGCAAGTACTATTTATCAGAATTTGGATAATCATTTGCTTCGACTTGTGcgagaaaattattcaaaaaataataaaaaatacatgaaaattgtATTTCCATATTGTAGTCAAAATGACATACCTGAAGAGGCTcgtctttttaaaaaatttacaatacctgataatttagataaaatgaTAAGATACATTTATCAAAGTAACAAATTAAAGCTATTTGGTAAATCAAGCAAAGATTTAATTgccaatataaatattgctaTGACTGAAATATGCTTTAAAAAATCTActagtcaaataaataatactgaaACTTATGGCTTATTTCAAGGACCAgatgataattatcaaaaaaattatcaatctggcgattgtaattataaaaaaaatagtaacaaCGATTATTACACAAGTAATGAAACATTAAACTGTCAATTTcctcaatatttttcaacaaaaattgatgaacTAAATTTACTCGGTGATGATAgtgataattatgatgataacCATTTAAAAATCGAAACAATACAGGGTCATTATGTTGCTTTACCAGacaacaatgataaatttcatattgaccaattgaatttataaattataaatattattattattagaataataataattatctaaatgtactggaattta is part of the Aphidius gifuensis isolate YNYX2018 linkage group LG1, ASM1490517v1, whole genome shotgun sequence genome and harbors:
- the LOC122847859 gene encoding uncharacterized protein LOC122847859; translated protein: MSKIITLDNREKYNKIFSDTVNICLETLSKDHCYHVSRLGCGELISPLVARLSIKLSGYLKEIINEIEMESCDQPVIKIDEDGSVEFNDVNDLRRQLNPLLNVTMKKGQAQQNIEASTNVHKDPNNYVDNNKAGGQSRSSTNKINSVEAIKNKDSVSIELIKKKTCPKAIPLKNICQSSNTINVDKADDNKVLKRVSVISSSNGVKHTPLHQQSSLKCTSGQSEMTQIINMCSSDDDDDEITKKRNNSMTKNHGQSGNKFKKFRPNDNDDSTVKIDDSIKNKLKKAAIYNSSLTYKKLLKAKKKLKINAADKFWPVDDRFRLPIWRKQFCEKYNITGKPSDRVISYFCK
- the LOC122847860 gene encoding uncharacterized protein LOC122847860; its protein translation is MNAIVKNALRVGTANKSTKYLGSMWNVGNYRKDSSKYSTTSNKLNNACKYESGKSQVTQVKKELSKHWNVLNAAVNKILSTNTADATLTESLQNETLKVGDFDVSIINRGKFTLKTQKNNETFILPPAVVIKHEDEMIKNLQNETAAGKKETLTSKVGKFNVSLDNGKLILKIEENDETFTFNHKLEIKVYKKLTDNKCFKNKKIATEDEAIEKSLKLPVNSNYAASVDQTKLTLKTQEYNTIMLEWLQEPDCNLVYSKQLAKNGIGGNEETNRFLQIMGHHHVLVEGGRVTVKHKKSDEIFVFDHTVDFKSCEDLAKNLTNKIATEEEFEKITSTIGEFEVVLESGEITLKTQDTDETIVLKCAVHLIVDVNGIEPIINITRYLKTAFINHPH
- the LOC122847861 gene encoding uncharacterized protein LOC122847861, translating into MNAIVKNALRVSTANKSTKYLGFMWNVGNYRNDSSKYSTTSNKLNNACNYESGKSQVTQAEKGLSKYWKVLNAAVNKTFSTNTADGTYLVESLQNEIPSNDEKGLALKVGNFDVSVNRGKFTLKTQENDEIFILPLAVAIKHEDELIKNLQNESGAGEKETLTSKVGKFNVSLDSGKLILKIEENDETFIFNHKIGIKVYKKSTDNLQNKIATEDEAIEKSLKLPVNSNYVASVDQTKLTLKTQGSDKTLLYKPHCNYISSEQWAENGVGAKEKTNEPLQIIGHHHVLVEGGQVTVKTKKSDEVFVFDHTVDIESCKELAKNLTNKIAAEKKDEKISSKIGKFEAVLESGETSLKTQDDDETIVLKYAVHLIVDIDGTEPIINITRYLRAAIINYPDE
- the LOC122861054 gene encoding elongator complex protein 3; amino-acid sequence: MVQKKRVFVESKEERMLMTIGEIIQELLIADKQNRDVDLNKLKTRISSKYGLDSSPRLVDIIAAVPSDAKVKLLPKLKAKPIRTASGIAVVAVMCKPHRCPHINMTGNICVYCPGGPDSDFEYSTQSYTGFEPTSMRAIRARYDPLLQTRHRVDQLKQLGHSVDKVEFIVMGGTFMSLPDDYRDYFIRNLHDALSGHISNNVDEAVKFSERSKTKCIGITIETRPDYCLKKHLSDMLRYGCTRLEIGLQSVYEDVARDTNRGHTVKAVCQSFCFSKDAGFKVIAHMMPDLPNVDIERDIEQFIELFDNPSFRIDGLKIYPTLVIRGTGLYELWKTGRYKSYPPSTLIDLVAKILSLIPPWTRVYRVQRDIPMPLVTSGVEHGNLRELALARMKDFGTDCRDVRTREVGIQQIHNKVQPYEVELIRRDYYANNGWETFLSYEDPTQDILVGLLRLRKCSVDTFKSELKDKCSIVRELHVYGSVVPVNARDPTKFQHQGFGMLLMEEAERIAREEHGSIKMAVISGVGTRNYYRKIGYELDGPYMSKSLVDKK
- the LOC122861056 gene encoding uncharacterized protein LOC122861056, which codes for MPSLILTLLFINLYNSMITLTSGTSDSLQCYSDFCHNNNNNNIDNVININNNEKCYLTSIQRGQDCIDIKFHKYGHAPPPGVALIDLKLSAYIVNLPHKKITAFNLTINDIKFKRLLTRYQSLGDTASSHCRDSIFHGFDKYNRDKKNLFISCPFANSSFEDTDYKLEYLVTFNHYKYSRKLVFNVPNHSSIDEHISSVFEYKPFVYIDVSDVSTLSLFIQPMPNKYNITSYKIWMIKYNTNTIIDVVDVILKYNNDNGDNHLQYNFTVSEGIYQFKVASMHPQCGEYGCVNNTLPAISTKYQTKKLFIMIISFVWIPPVLLYAIYYLYSFYKQREIMKKFNQNCLLIYSPTHSAHVNVMISFAKYLKSCGINAMIDVLDIPKTSTRDPAIWCNDAFDKANIILIATSPPPSSSCDNTNSASTIYQNLDNHLLRLVRENYSKNNKKYMKIVFPYCSQNDIPEEARLFKKFTIPDNLDKMIRYIYQSNKLKLFGKSSKDLIANINIAMTEICFKKSTSQINNTETYGLFQGPDDNYQKNYQSGDCNYKKNSNNDYYTSNETLNCQFPQYFSTKIDELNLLGDDSDNYDDNHLKIETIQGHYVALPDNNDKFHIDQLNL